A portion of the Gemmatimonadota bacterium genome contains these proteins:
- a CDS encoding biotin/lipoate A/B protein ligase family protein, whose protein sequence is MIRILTTPGCSAAWNMAVDEALFNAGGRDPGIITLRIYSWTPPAVSLGYGQDVEDEIDPGQCDGHGIELVRRITGGRAVLHDQELTYSLVVRESHPALGGSSGVMIRRVGEALIGTLRQFGIPGELAPDGHCGMGGKNDVCFTATGRYEITVRGKKLAGNAQRRSGGRVLQHGSILLGPGHRRLPLLMPGHAHARRDAIARLLNERTTSVSELIPRVPSFKEWADRLSRSFLDHLNLEGRMDVLNAEERRMAESLVRTRYGNADWIYRRTLRHVG, encoded by the coding sequence ATGATTCGCATACTCACCACGCCCGGATGTTCCGCCGCCTGGAACATGGCTGTCGACGAAGCCCTGTTCAACGCGGGCGGGCGGGATCCGGGGATAATAACCCTGCGCATCTATTCCTGGACTCCTCCGGCCGTATCCCTTGGATACGGCCAGGACGTGGAGGACGAGATCGATCCCGGGCAGTGCGACGGGCACGGCATCGAACTGGTCCGGCGGATCACCGGAGGGCGCGCGGTGCTGCACGACCAGGAATTGACCTACAGCCTGGTGGTGCGGGAGTCCCACCCCGCACTGGGCGGCTCGTCCGGGGTGATGATCCGTAGGGTGGGCGAGGCGCTGATTGGGACGTTGCGGCAATTCGGAATCCCGGGTGAACTGGCACCGGACGGACATTGCGGTATGGGTGGCAAAAACGATGTATGTTTCACAGCTACCGGGAGATACGAGATCACGGTTCGAGGAAAGAAACTGGCCGGAAACGCCCAGCGCCGATCGGGAGGGCGGGTACTGCAACACGGATCCATCCTCCTGGGACCGGGGCACAGAAGGCTTCCCCTGTTGATGCCTGGCCACGCTCACGCACGCCGGGACGCCATCGCCCGGCTGCTGAACGAACGGACCACCTCCGTATCCGAGTTGATTCCCCGTGTGCCATCCTTCAAGGAATGGGCCGACCGCCTGTCCAGGTCGTTTCTCGATCACCTGAATCTGGAAGGCCGAATGGACGTGCTGAACGCTGAAGAGCGGCGCATGGCCGAGTCATTGGTCCGCACCCGATACGGAAACGCCGACTGGATCTACCGAAGGACGCTCCGCCATGTCGGTTGA
- the rnc gene encoding ribonuclease III, producing the protein MSKRHSILQKLGRAAAVLFSGLKRGVSGHAANRTAIERENARQVQKYLNYRFKNTDYLITALKHRSYVYSREQSGVHSNERLEFLGDAVLDLVVGEFIFNTYPRRREGQLTQLRSTLVNRKALARQARAMKLGRYVLLSPSEARSGGRFRHSILSDAYESIIGAMYLDGGLQPVRRFLHRTLLQDLGEERPASVDHSRNYKSALLEYTQGEGIGQPEYRVDSAVGPDHEKVFTIEVYVSGNPVSKGTGTSKKNAEQDAARQAVEQLQAARNSDRP; encoded by the coding sequence GTGTCGAAACGGCATTCCATTCTGCAAAAGCTGGGGCGCGCGGCCGCGGTCCTGTTTTCGGGCCTGAAACGCGGCGTGTCCGGCCATGCCGCGAACCGAACGGCCATCGAACGGGAAAACGCCCGCCAAGTACAGAAGTATCTCAACTACCGTTTCAAAAACACCGATTATCTCATTACGGCGCTGAAGCACCGTTCCTACGTGTATTCCCGGGAACAGTCGGGCGTTCACTCCAACGAACGGCTGGAGTTCCTCGGTGACGCGGTGCTGGACCTCGTCGTGGGCGAGTTCATCTTCAACACATATCCCCGGCGCCGCGAGGGACAACTGACGCAGCTCCGTTCCACGCTGGTCAACCGGAAGGCCCTCGCGCGTCAGGCCCGGGCCATGAAACTTGGCCGGTACGTGCTGCTGAGCCCCAGCGAAGCCCGTTCCGGCGGCCGGTTTCGCCATTCGATCCTGTCAGACGCCTACGAGTCCATCATCGGTGCCATGTACCTGGACGGCGGGCTCCAGCCGGTCAGGCGCTTCCTGCATCGGACCCTGCTCCAGGATCTGGGCGAAGAGCGCCCAGCCAGTGTCGATCACTCCCGGAACTACAAGAGCGCGCTCCTGGAATACACGCAGGGCGAAGGCATAGGCCAGCCGGAATACCGGGTCGACTCCGCCGTCGGACCCGACCACGAGAAGGTCTTCACCATCGAGGTCTATGTATCCGGGAATCCGGTCAGCAAGGGCACGGGCACCAGCAAGAAGAACGCGGAGCAGGACGCCGCGCGACAGGCCGTCGAGCAGCTGCAGGCCGCCCGGAACAGCGACAGGCCATGA